The proteins below come from a single Treponema phagedenis genomic window:
- a CDS encoding M15 family metallopeptidase yields the protein MNIYTARVRKHFIFIFLLFSYTCFADLDISNSSFYDYDNAQLSLRAIQLAYPELEAHVVYDPQAKDWCLQTKKETLYWAHGRMLSKNEKDRWNEWRALIDYFYPDTPFDPQYLIKEELERLKPRNLAPSRAKMKTYNNAFFKLLYGNYTKSDILKKLTRRYTFLGKPIFIHKHIAGKLTAVENKIFAKAHRSPEVRQFVKNVLRADGFSWRSIRDSEQRSNHSWGIALDILPKDWKKYNVYWLWAAHKKEMWMKIPPKNRWSPPQEIIDIFESEGFIWGGKWMLWDTMHFEYRPELIILQKLLSENKEYRYHEENIRISSEDFPPDYFLPEVVFAEKNILKKNHPVSKSELFSDAVKNTLAQQQTLSAVLNVSFKKYIFIPVQEPKNIQTAVFALINRQTSQFAKNKKAMQHKRENMLTDFKTAYISVLQILENHKKATAMLLPALVQDNRKLQARSELYMQAIKNASIEAKKIRAKHRITSKEESVKEALLFATTMEKRQKDSIHSLGIISPVNIFPEHFGIFGSLKNALVFAKSYDLKQTTAENFINPIILSR from the coding sequence ATGAACATTTATACTGCAAGAGTGCGTAAGCATTTTATTTTTATTTTTTTACTTTTCTCTTATACTTGTTTTGCGGATTTAGATATTTCGAATTCTTCCTTTTATGATTATGATAATGCACAACTTTCCTTGCGGGCAATTCAGCTCGCGTATCCCGAATTGGAAGCTCATGTGGTATACGATCCGCAGGCAAAGGATTGGTGCTTGCAAACAAAAAAGGAAACACTGTACTGGGCACACGGAAGAATGTTGTCGAAAAATGAAAAAGATCGATGGAACGAGTGGCGAGCGCTTATCGATTATTTTTATCCTGACACTCCTTTTGATCCGCAGTATTTAATAAAAGAAGAACTTGAGCGTTTAAAGCCCCGGAATCTTGCGCCTTCCCGAGCCAAGATGAAAACATATAATAATGCTTTTTTTAAGCTTTTATACGGGAATTATACAAAGTCGGACATATTGAAAAAACTTACCCGCCGTTACACTTTTTTGGGAAAACCGATATTTATACACAAACATATTGCCGGCAAGTTAACTGCCGTTGAAAATAAAATCTTTGCAAAAGCTCACCGCTCTCCTGAAGTGCGTCAGTTTGTTAAAAATGTTTTGAGAGCTGACGGGTTTAGCTGGCGAAGTATTCGCGATTCTGAACAGCGCAGCAATCACAGCTGGGGAATTGCACTGGATATCCTCCCAAAAGATTGGAAAAAATATAATGTATACTGGCTCTGGGCTGCACATAAAAAAGAAATGTGGATGAAAATTCCTCCTAAAAACCGCTGGAGCCCGCCTCAAGAAATTATCGATATTTTTGAAAGTGAGGGGTTTATTTGGGGCGGTAAGTGGATGCTTTGGGATACCATGCATTTTGAATATCGCCCCGAGCTTATCATATTACAAAAACTCCTTTCCGAGAATAAAGAGTATCGGTATCATGAGGAAAACATCCGTATTTCTTCTGAGGATTTTCCGCCCGATTATTTTTTACCGGAGGTTGTTTTTGCAGAAAAAAATATACTGAAAAAAAACCACCCGGTGTCTAAAAGCGAATTATTTTCTGACGCGGTAAAAAATACGCTTGCACAACAACAAACGTTATCTGCCGTATTGAACGTATCTTTTAAAAAATATATTTTTATTCCCGTGCAAGAACCGAAAAATATACAAACCGCAGTTTTTGCACTCATTAATCGACAAACAAGTCAATTTGCAAAAAACAAAAAAGCGATGCAGCATAAAAGAGAAAACATGCTGACAGATTTTAAAACTGCATATATTTCGGTTCTGCAAATTCTTGAAAACCACAAAAAGGCGACTGCAATGCTCCTCCCCGCATTGGTCCAGGATAATAGAAAACTGCAAGCTCGATCCGAACTCTATATGCAGGCAATTAAAAACGCCTCAATTGAAGCAAAAAAAATCCGCGCAAAACACCGAATAACTTCAAAAGAAGAGTCTGTAAAAGAAGCCCTCCTTTTTGCGACTACCATGGAAAAAAGGCAAAAAGATAGTATACATTCACTCGGCATTATATCGCCGGTAAATATTTTTCCTGAACACTTCGGCATATTCGGCAGTTTGAAAAACGCTCTTGTTTTTGCCAAATCCTATGATTTAAAACAAACAACTGCCGAAAATTTTATAAACCCAATTATCTTATCCCGCTAA
- a CDS encoding Holliday junction resolvase-like protein, with protein MISITEMSFLYFILGSLSAAFLIFFIGLSMGKLTARKEMQRLLKEAREDAVKRSRAVLGGQFSEQIAPFLPGFPADPTEIRFIGKPIDFIAFVGNSMEDISEVLFIEVKSGKSELSKTEKSLKRAIESGFVRWVEYRVPPY; from the coding sequence ATGATTTCTATCACAGAGATGAGTTTTTTATATTTTATCCTCGGCAGCTTATCGGCAGCTTTTTTAATCTTTTTTATAGGCTTGAGCATGGGTAAACTTACCGCAAGAAAAGAAATGCAACGACTTTTAAAAGAAGCCCGTGAAGATGCGGTAAAACGCTCTCGGGCTGTACTCGGCGGGCAATTTTCAGAACAGATTGCGCCCTTTTTACCCGGCTTCCCCGCAGACCCTACGGAAATTCGTTTTATTGGAAAGCCCATAGATTTTATCGCTTTTGTCGGCAACTCCATGGAAGATATTTCAGAAGTGCTTTTCATTGAAGTAAAATCAGGAAAATCGGAGTTAAGCAAAACGGAAAAATCTCTTAAACGAGCTATTGAAAGCGGTTTTGTTCGCTGGGTTGAGTATCGAGTACCGCCGTATTAA